From the Flavobacteriales bacterium genome, the window ACCACCAGGGTTCGCACATGGATTTTCTGTGCTTGAAAACGAAACTATTTTTGCCTATAAGTGTACAGGATTATATGATAAAGAATCTGAGGGAGGAATTATTTGGAACGATCCTGATATTGGGATAGATTGGGGGATAAAATCTCCGGAACTATCGGATAAAGACGAGCTCTTACCCCGTTTTTCTAATTTTGAAAGTCCTTTTTAAATTGCTCAATTACACAAACAATCGTGGACAATTTATTTTATAATTCAAACTTCCTATTCCTAATATACTTCTGTTTCTTTTTTTGCAGTGTTATATTTTCTGCCCTTATAAATGGAATTTTTCTGAAATTTGCAAAAACACTTGGAATTCGCAATACCAATAACACAGTAATTAGGTGGGATCCGCAATCTAAGCCCGCATTTGGCGGGATTGCATTCTTTATTAGCTTTCTGTTCTCTATTGCATGTTATTCCATTTTTACGAGCCACGGATCTTACATACGCGATATTCAATTTATTGGACTCCTATTTACTACAACTTTGGCGTTCCTTATGGGGCTAGCTGATGATGCGTACAACACCAAGCCATTACTAAAGCTCTTCATTCAAATTAGTTGTGGTATTATTCTACTAATAACAAATACATCGATCCATCTCTTTTCAAGTGACATGTTGAATAATATCGTTACTGTTATTTGGGTTATTGGCATGATGAACTCAATAAATATGTTAGATAATATGGATGCAATAACTTCTAGTGTTAGTGCCGTAATTATTCTAGCAGCAATATCTATAATCCTACTAAAAGAAGATTATTCGAGTATCTATCTGTTAATGTTAATTGGTGTTTTGGCATCTCTAATAGGCTTTTTGTTTTTTAATTGGCATCCATCCAAAATGCATATGGGAGATACGGGAAGTCAATTCCTTGGTTTACTACTTGCTTTTATTGGAATTACTTATTTCTGGAATGGAGAAGATATTGAAGGGAACAAAATAATATCAAAACAAATCTTGTCGACATTATTAATTTTTATTATTCCTCTAACAGATACGATTACAGTAATCATTAATCGCTTACTTCGAAAACAATCTCCTTTTGTCGGAGGACGAGACCACACAACACATTTCCTTCATTATTTAGGCATGACCGATCGACAAATTGCTTTAGCGTTTACTGGATTAACTCTTATTTCCCTGATGATGAGCGTTTTCTTTATTAATTATGTAAAAACTTGGAATACTAACTTTATAATTCTGTTTTCAAGCTATATCATGGCTATATTTGGGTTATTATATTATGCAACGAAATACAAACATAA encodes:
- a CDS encoding dTDP-4-dehydrorhamnose 3,5-epimerase family protein, with translation PPGFAHGFSVLENETIFAYKCTGLYDKESEGGIIWNDPDIGIDWGIKSPELSDKDELLPRFSNFESPF
- a CDS encoding undecaprenyl/decaprenyl-phosphate alpha-N-acetylglucosaminyl 1-phosphate transferase, producing MGLADDAYNTKPLLKLFIQISCGIILLITNTSIHLFSSDMLNNIVTVIWVIGMMNSINMLDNMDAITSSVSAVIILAAISIILLKEDYSSIYLLMLIGVLASLIGFLFFNWHPSKMHMGDTGSQFLGLLLAFIGITYFWNGEDIEGNKIISKQILSTLLIFIIPLTDTITVIINRLLRKQSPFVGGRDHTTHFLHYLGMTDRQIALAFTGLTLISLMMSVFFINYVKTWNTNFIILFSSYIMAIFGLLYYATKYKHKD